A genomic region of Podarcis raffonei isolate rPodRaf1 chromosome 13, rPodRaf1.pri, whole genome shotgun sequence contains the following coding sequences:
- the LOC128399280 gene encoding albumin-like — protein sequence MKWVTLISCLFLISSAESKQLPRRYRDVGHHDTFRHFIKIAEGQFPGIIISLSSQNLQRASYDEVAKLNDNLVQLAKKCSSDDQATPDCEKPLRTVFLDEICHEEGLAEKYGFTECCGKVDPERNDCFLTHKNETSGFIPPFAMPDGENVCKVYQDTRAEFLANYYYELSRRHPFANVAVLYKTVKEFEKVLQTCCLETDKDACFREKLPAVREQKNYAIGLQKHTCSILKEFGKRSLRFQEVADLSRKFPKADFPIILKFAGDIVHIHEVFCKGDTLEYFLDVADLTEYICTHQDTISTKVKDCCDRELLDREECLVNAENDDKPADLPSTFKEFGVKEVCQNFTENKSTLLEKFVYETGRRNPEFSRQLLLKVGSKYEGLLEKCCESEHPEECFHQGEGELRQYADNTLETLKMRCNLYEKAGDHGFQNEVLVHYTKRAPEMAFEELYQYTMKFSGVVAKCCKEDDAHILVCVDENTDLLLGEVCQRHEVKPLNKQMHNCCEDSYEFRRDCFSNLGVDPDYVPVPFSSELFTSHQDLCSATPDELLLRKQKQLVHLIKHQPNSTTEQIAEVTGYFTAMVTQCCKAENHEECFMTEGPKLVERSRAVFGEQ from the exons ATGAAGTGGGTCACATTAATTTCTTGTCTTTTTTTGATAAGCTCAGCTGAGTCTAAACAGCTGCCCAGAAGGTACCGGGATGTAG GACACCATGACACCTTCAGACATTTCATTAAAATAGCAGAGGGTCAGTTTCCAGGCAT CATCATCAGCTTGTCGTCTCAGAATCTGCAGAGAGCTTCATACGATGAGGTGGCTAAACTGAATGACAATCTTGTACAGCTCGCCAAGAAATGTTCTAGTGATGATCAAGCAACCCCAGATTGTGAAAAGCCTTTG CGTACTGTTTTTCTGGATGAAATTTGTCATGAAGAAGGTCTTGCAGAGAAATATGGATTTACTGAGTGTTGTGGCAAAGTTGATCCCGAACGAAATGACTGCTTTCTAACTCATAAAAATGAAACTTCTGGATTCATTCCTCCTTTTGCAATGCCAGATGGAGAGAACGTATGCAAAGTATACCAAGATACAAGAGCTGAATTTCTGGCCAA TTACTACTATGAGCTTTCCAGAAGACATCCTTTTGCAAATGTTGCCGTACTCTATAAGACAGTTAAAGAGTTTGAAAAGGTACTGCAAACTTGCTGTCTGGAAACTGACAAGGATGCCTGCTTCAGAGAAAAG TTGCCGGCTGTGAGAGAGCAAAAGAATTATGCCATCGGATTGCAGAAACACACCTGTTCCATCCTGAAAGAGTTTGGGAAAAGATCCCTGAGGTTTCA GGAAGTTGCTGACCTGAGCCGGAAATTCCCAAAGGCAGACTTTCCTATCATTCTCAAGTTTGCTGGTGACATTGTACACATCCATGAAGTGTTCTGCAAGGGTGATACTCTGGAGTATTTCCTTGATGTT GCAGATTTGACAGAGTATATCTGTACCCATCAAGACACTATATCTACTAAAGTGAAGGACTGCTGTGACAGGGAACTGCTGGATCGAGAAGAATGTCTCGTAAATGCGGAAAATGATGACAAACCTGCCGATTTGCCTTCCACTTTCAAGGAGTTTGGGGTTAAGGAAGTGTGCCAAAATTTCACGGAGAACAAGTCTACTCTTCTAGAAAA GTTTGTTTATGAGACTGGAAGGAGAAACCCTGAGTTTTCTAGGCAGCTGCTGTTGAAAGTTGGCAGTAAATATGAGGGTTTGTTGGAAAAGTGCTGTGAAAGTGAGCATCCTGAAGAATGCTTTCATCAAGGG GAAGGAGAGCTAAGACAATACGCTGACAATACCCTGGAAACACTTAAGATGCGCTGCAATCTGTATGAGAAAGCAGGAGACCACGGCTTCCAAAATGA AGTCCTTGTCCATTATACGAAGAGAGCTCCCGAGATGGCATTTGAAGAATTGTACCAGTACACAATGAAATTCTCAGGTGTTGTTGCCAAATGCTGTAAGGAGGATGACGCACACATACTGGTGTGTGTTGATGAGAAT ACAGATCTTTTACTAGGAGAAGTATGTCAGCGACATGAAGTTAAACCactaaacaaacaaatgcacaaCTGCTGTGAAGATTCCTATGAGTTCCGCCGGGACTGCTTTAGCAATTTAGGAGTAGATCCAGATTATGTCCCTGTACCATTCTCTTCCGAACTATTCACCTCCCACCAAGATCTATGCTCGGCTACCCCAGATGAATTGCTACTAAGGAAGCAAAA GCAGCTTGTCCACTTAATAAAACACCAACCCAATAGCACCACTGAGCAAATAGCAGAAGTGACAGGATATTTCACTGCCATGGTGACACAATGCTGCAAAGCTGAAAATCATGAGGAATGCTTTATGACAGAG GGGCCAAAACTGGTTGAGCGCAGTAGAGCTGTTTTTGGAGAGCAGTAG